In Oryza brachyantha chromosome 2, ObraRS2, whole genome shotgun sequence, a single window of DNA contains:
- the LOC107303572 gene encoding uncharacterized protein LOC107303572, translating to MAGGAALAAAAWELAVVFFLRPLLALAFVLSIIALSWYVAWSTVLVHVPLVQEMAGLRPKKPVKPKPDNSGRIIRFYQSMAKSKNKSEGTSSL from the exons atggcCGGAGGAGCCGccctagcggcggcggcgtgggagcTCGCCGTCGTATTCTTCCTCCGGCCCCTCCTCGCGCTCGCCTTCGTCCTCTCCATCATCGCCCTCA GCTGGTACGTGGCGTGGAGCACGGTGCTGGTGCACGTGCCGCTGGTGCAGGAGATGGCCGGCCTGCGCCCGAAGAAGCCCGTCAAGCCCAAGCCCGACAACAGCGGCCGCATCATCAGGTTCTACCAGTCCATGGCCAAGAG CAAGAATAAATCAGAAGGGACGTCAAGTCTATAG
- the LOC102719560 gene encoding N-glycosylase/DNA lyase OGG1, with the protein MRVPLLPRSPPLPAVAAAAMPPRRRRRIRPPLPPSPPLLTSTPPPATPPVETTPKSEAPDHCPPPARRRLLPLVAAAAEAEGDWHPLPLYPADLSLPLTLPTGQTFLWRRTSVSPLRFTGAVGAHLVSLSHLPDGRIAFLLHNGGPGGGSPSAARAALADYLNAAVPLADLWRRFAAVDARFAEVAARLGGGGARVLRQDPVECVFQFLCSSNNNIARIEKMVWTLAGYGERLGEVGGFVFHQFPTIERLARLSEQELREAGFGYRAKYVVGTAKILQAKPGGGEKWLASLRTRELPEVIEALCTLPGVGPKVAACVALFSLDQNHAIPIDTHVWKVATQYLMPELAGKSLTPKLSVAVADAFVAKFGSYAGWAQNVLFIGQLSAQKLMVAETTIVSTKPTKRKRSGNNFKT; encoded by the exons ATGCGGGTCCCGCTTCTCCCACGCTCACCTCCCCTTCCGGCcgttgctgccgccgccatgccacctcgccgccgccgacgcatcAGGCCGCCGCTCCCACCGTCCCCTCCACTCCTCACTTCGACCCCAccaccggcgacgccgcccgtAGAGACCACCCCCAAATCCGAGGCCCCTGACCACTGCCCTcctcccgcccgccgccgcctcctccccctcgtcgccgccgcggccgaggcGGAAGGAGATTGGCACCCGCTGCCGCTCTACCCCGCCGACCTGTCCCTCCCGCTCACCCTCCCCACCGGCCAGACCTTCCTTTGGCGCCGCACGTCCGTCTCCCCGCTCCGCTTCACCGGCGCCGTGGGAGCCCAcctcgtctccctctcccaccTCCCCGACGGCCGCatcgccttcctcctccacaacggtggccccggcggcggcagcccctccgccgcccgcgcggcgCTCGCCGACTACCTCAACGCCGCCGTCCCGCTCGCCGACCTCTGGCGCCGGTTCGCCGCCGTGGACGCGCGCTTCGCCGAGGTCGCCGCGCGgctcgggggcggcggcgcccgggtGCTCAGGCAGGACCCCGTCGAGTGCGTCTTCCAGTTCCTCTGCTCCTCGAACAACAACATTGCGCGGATCGAGAAGATGGTGTGGACGCTGGCCGGCTACGGGGAGCGGCTCGGCGAGGTTGGAGGGTTCGTATTCCACCAGTTCCCCACAATCGAGCGGCTCGCGCGATTGTCGGAGCAGGAGCTTCGGGAGGCCGGGTTCGGGTACAG GGCAAAGTACGTAGTTGGTACTGCTAAAATATTGCAGGCCAAGCCTGGTGGAGGCGAGAAATGGCTTGCCTCATTGCGTACAAGGGAACTCCCAGAGGTGATTGAGGCTCTTTGCACCCTTCCAGGAGTTGGGCCAAAAGTTGCAGCCTGTGTTGCTCTGTTCTCACTTGACCAGAACCATGCTATTCCTATCGATACACATGTTTGGAAG GTTGCTACACAATATCTGATGCCAGAGCTAGCTGGCAAGAGCTTAACCCCAAAACTTAGTGTTGCTGTCGCTGATGCATTTGTTGCTAAATTTGGGAGCTATGCTGGTTGGGCACAGAATGTTCTCTTCATTGGCCAGCTATCTGCTCAAAAACTCATGGTGGCTGAAACTACAATTGTTTCCACGAAACCTACTAAAAGGAAGCGTAGTGGAAACAATTTCAAAACATGA
- the LOC102713598 gene encoding probable L-ascorbate peroxidase 8, chloroplastic, whose product MAERLAAASLLPAVSPSPAPSPSPCPRVSASSFPCCSTTRAGALRLRSRRPSRFPQNAGRSWRAGAGAGARAVVRCMAAASDAAQLKSAREDIRELLKTTYCHPIMVRLGWHDSGTYDKNIEEWPQRGGADGSLRFDAELSHGANAGLINALKLIQPIKDKYPGITYADLFQLASATAIEEAGGPKIPMKYGRVDVTAAEQCPPEGRLPDAGPRVPADHLREVFYRMGLDDKDIVALSGAHTLGRSRPDRSGWGKQETKYTKDGPGEPGGQSWTAEWLKFDNSYFKDIKEQRDQDLLVLPTDAALFEDPSFKAYAEKYAEDQEAFFKDYAEAHAKLSDLGAKFDPPEGFSLDDEPAAEEKAADPAPAPPAAAAAPADEKKEPEPTLVPVGAAVASAPVDDNNGAAPQPEPFVAAKYSYGKKELSDTMKQKIRAEYEAIGGTPDKPLQSNYFLNIMLLIGGLAFLTSLLGS is encoded by the exons atggcggagcgcctcgccgccgcctccctcctcccggccgtcTCCCCCTCGCCGGCTCCGTCCCCTTCCCCCTGCCCCcgcgtctccgcctcctccttcccctgcTGCTCCACCAcccgcgccggcgcgctccgcctccgctcccgccgcccgtCTCGCTTCCCGCAG AATGCCGGGAGGAGctggcgcgccggcgccggcgccggggcgcGGGCGGTGGTCCGgtgcatggcggcggcgtccgacGCGGCGCAGCTCAAGAGCGCCCGGGAGGACATCAGGGAGCTCCTCAAGACCACCTACTGCCACCCCATCATG GTCCGCCTGGGGTGGCATGATTCTGGCACGTACGACAAGAACATCGAGGAGTGGCCGCAGagaggcggcgccgacggaAGCTTGAGGTTCGATGCCGAATTGAGCCATGGAGCCAATGCTG GTCTGATTAATGCTCTAAAGCTCATCCAACCAATCAAGGACAAGTACCCGGGCATCACTTATGCAGACTTGTTCCAGTTGGCAAGTGCTACAGCAATTGAG GAAGCTGGTGGCCCGAAAATACCGATGAAATATGGACGGGTTGATGTCACAGCAGCTGAGCAATGCCCACCAGAGGGGAGGCTTCCTG ATGCCGGTCCGCGTGTACCTGCTGATCACCTTAGGGAGGTATTCTATAGGATGGGCCTCGATGACAAG GATATTGTTGCATTATCTGGAGCACATACACTTGGAAGATCACGACCTGACAGGAGTGGCTGGGGAaagcaagaaacaaaatatact AAGGATGGACCTGGTGAACCTGGAGGGCAATCATGGACAGCTGAATGGTTGAAGTTTGATAACAGTTACTTCAAG GACATAAAAGAGCAAAGGGATCAGGATCTTCTAGTGCTACCTACAGATGCTGCACTATTTGAGGATCCATCCTTCAAG GCATATGCTGAAAAATATGCAGAGGATCAGGAGGCCTTCTTCAAAGACTATGCTGAAGCTCATGCTAAACTAAGCGACCTTGGTGCAAAGTTCGATCCTCCTGAG GGATTTTCACTGGACGATGAACCAGCCGCCGAAGAGAAGGCTGCTGATCCAGCTCCAgcgccaccagcagcagcagcagcaccggcCGACGAGAAGAAGGAGCCTGAGCCAACGCTAGTACCAGTTGGAGCAGCAGTAGCGTCAGCGCCAGTGGATGACAACAACGGCGCAGCACCGCAACCGGAGCCCTTCGTCGCTGCCAAATACTCCTACGGAAAG AAAGAGCTGTCGGACACGATGAAGCAGAAGATCAGGGCGGAGTACGAGGCCATCGGGGGCACCCCGGACAAGCCTCTGCAGTCGAACTACTTCCTCAACATCATGCTCTTGATCGGAGGGTTGGCATTCTTGACGTCTCTGCTGGGGAGCTGA